A genomic segment from Microbacterium sp. SORGH_AS_0428 encodes:
- a CDS encoding LLM class flavin-dependent oxidoreductase → MSITVSVLDLVPVRTGQSSAQAVAASLDLAERADELGIGRYWFAEHHNMPAVASTSPPVLIAAAAARTKRMRVGSGGVMLPNHSPLIVAEQFAALEALAPGRIDLGIGRAPGSDPVITQLLRRSGTTSDVEQFPQHISDILSLTSDAGATVRFTSGDTYSVHATPAATTLPEVWLLGSSDYSAQLAAASGLPYVFANHFAGDGLERALTLYRDQYQPSEAHPSPRTFVTANAVVAPTEAEAWERALPQVRMMSRIRSGRPLVPMETVEQARDAEARDNLGAHIIDNARRTWFVGAPEQAADALRAFSTRYGVDEIMVSPVAGAYDAEPLDAAGGRVQTLELLTPLLAA, encoded by the coding sequence ATGAGCATCACCGTTTCCGTCCTCGACCTCGTTCCCGTGCGCACCGGCCAGAGCAGCGCCCAGGCTGTCGCCGCATCGCTCGACCTCGCCGAACGCGCCGATGAGCTGGGCATCGGCCGTTACTGGTTCGCCGAGCACCACAACATGCCCGCGGTGGCATCGACCAGCCCGCCCGTGCTGATCGCCGCCGCCGCCGCACGCACGAAGCGGATGCGGGTCGGCTCGGGTGGCGTGATGCTCCCCAACCACTCGCCGCTCATCGTGGCCGAGCAGTTCGCCGCGCTCGAGGCGCTGGCGCCGGGGCGCATCGACCTCGGCATCGGCCGCGCACCCGGCAGCGACCCCGTCATCACGCAGTTGCTGCGCCGCAGCGGCACCACGAGCGACGTGGAGCAGTTCCCCCAGCACATCTCCGACATCCTCTCGCTCACGAGCGACGCGGGCGCCACGGTGCGCTTCACCTCCGGCGACACCTACAGCGTGCATGCGACGCCCGCCGCGACGACCCTTCCCGAGGTGTGGCTGCTCGGCTCGAGCGACTACTCCGCGCAGCTGGCCGCCGCATCCGGCCTGCCCTACGTCTTCGCGAACCACTTCGCCGGAGACGGGCTCGAGCGCGCGCTGACGCTCTACCGCGACCAGTACCAGCCTTCCGAGGCCCACCCGAGTCCGCGCACCTTCGTCACGGCCAACGCGGTCGTGGCGCCGACGGAGGCCGAAGCGTGGGAGCGTGCGCTGCCGCAGGTGCGCATGATGTCCCGCATCCGCTCCGGACGCCCGCTGGTGCCCATGGAGACCGTCGAGCAGGCGCGGGATGCGGAGGCGCGCGACAACCTCGGCGCGCACATCATCGACAACGCCCGGCGCACGTGGTTCGTCGGGGCGCCGGAGCAGGCCGCGGACGCGCTCCGCGCGTTCTCGACGCGCTACGGCGTGGACGAGATCATGGTCTCCCCCGTCGCCGGCGCCTACGACGCGGAGCCCCTGGACGCCGCGGGCGGGCGCGTCCAGACGCTGGAACTGCTGACGCCGCTGCTCGCCGCCTGA
- the pheA gene encoding prephenate dehydratase produces the protein MSTAPVARRTYSYLGPAGTFTEAALAQVPEARGQIWRSVRNVGEALADVVEGRSDAAMIAIENSVDGGVSTAQDALATMPGLRIIGEYLVPVSFVLVGRPGQRLEDVSLVAAHPVAYAQCLHWLSRELPAHAHLPASSNVAAALGLLDGTSDADAAIAPPGILEHHELDLLAEGVGDKKDAVTRFVLVARTVAPPAPTGADKTSLIVELPEEYPGALMEMLEQFATRGINLSLLASRPIGDALGRYRFVIDADGHVLDERVADALMGLRRFSPKVIFLGSYPRADRAINRYPERYSDDVFVEARDWLRALVSGEPEA, from the coding sequence GTGAGCACCGCACCCGTCGCCCGTCGTACCTACAGCTATCTGGGTCCGGCGGGCACCTTTACGGAAGCGGCTCTCGCCCAGGTGCCCGAGGCGCGCGGCCAGATCTGGCGTTCGGTGCGCAACGTGGGCGAAGCGCTCGCGGACGTCGTCGAGGGGCGATCGGATGCGGCGATGATCGCGATCGAGAACTCGGTCGACGGCGGCGTCTCCACGGCGCAGGACGCGCTGGCCACGATGCCGGGGCTGCGCATCATCGGCGAGTACCTCGTACCGGTCAGCTTCGTGCTGGTCGGCCGACCCGGGCAGCGTCTCGAAGACGTCTCGCTCGTGGCCGCGCACCCCGTCGCCTACGCGCAGTGCCTGCACTGGCTGAGTCGTGAGCTTCCCGCTCACGCGCACCTGCCGGCATCCAGCAACGTCGCGGCCGCTCTCGGCCTGCTCGACGGGACCAGCGACGCGGATGCGGCCATCGCCCCTCCCGGGATCCTGGAGCACCACGAGCTCGATCTGCTCGCCGAAGGAGTCGGCGACAAGAAGGACGCCGTCACCCGCTTCGTGCTCGTGGCGCGCACCGTGGCGCCGCCGGCGCCCACCGGAGCCGACAAGACCTCGCTCATCGTGGAGCTGCCGGAGGAGTACCCCGGCGCGCTCATGGAGATGCTGGAGCAGTTCGCGACCCGCGGGATCAACCTGTCGCTGCTCGCATCCCGTCCGATCGGCGACGCCCTCGGCCGCTACCGTTTCGTGATCGACGCCGACGGCCACGTTCTCGACGAACGGGTGGCCGACGCGCTCATGGGACTGCGCCGTTTCAGCCCGAAGGTGATCTTCCTCGGCTCGTACCCGCGCGCCGACCGCGCGATCAACCGATATCCGGAGCGCTACTCCGACGACGTGTTCGTCGAGGCCCGCGACTGGTTGCGCGCGCTCGTCAGCGGCGAGCCGGAGGCCTGA
- the pgm gene encoding phosphoglucomutase (alpha-D-glucose-1,6-bisphosphate-dependent), with amino-acid sequence MSRAGQPAEPSDLIDIDELIAAYYDLKPDASVPAQRVVFGTSGHRGSSLSTSFNENHILATTQAIVDYRAGQGITGPLFLGRDTHGLSLPAERTAIEVLVANGVDVRVDARDSWVPTPALSHAILTYNRDRTADDTGRADGIVVTPSHNPPRDGGFKYNPPHGGPADTDATSWIADRANELIAAGLTGVKRTPYADIDGDTLAQYDFREAYVRDLDAIIDIEAIKKAGIRIGADPLGGASVDYWALIAEHYGLDLTVVNPDVDPTWKFMTLDWDEKIRMDPSSPNAMAALVARRDEYDILTGNDADADRHGIVTPDAGLMNPNHYLAVAIDYLFSHRPGWPAEAAVGKTLVSSMIIDRVVEALGRTLYEVPVGFKWFVPGLLDGSVAFGGEESAGASFLRQDGTVWTTDKDGILLCLLAAEILAVTGKTPSQRYAELEDTYGASVYQRVDAPATPEQKAALAKLSPDAVTATELAGEPITAKLSHAPGNGAAIGGLKVVTADAWFAARPSGTEDVYKLYAESLRGEAHLHDVQDEARAVVSEALSGA; translated from the coding sequence ATGAGCCGTGCCGGACAGCCTGCTGAGCCTTCTGATCTGATCGACATCGACGAGCTGATCGCCGCCTACTACGACCTGAAGCCCGACGCTTCGGTGCCCGCGCAGCGGGTCGTTTTCGGCACGAGCGGACACCGCGGATCGAGCCTGTCGACCAGCTTCAACGAGAACCACATCCTCGCCACCACCCAGGCGATCGTCGACTACCGGGCGGGCCAGGGCATCACCGGCCCGCTCTTCCTCGGCCGCGACACGCACGGGCTGTCACTCCCGGCCGAGCGCACGGCCATCGAGGTGCTCGTCGCCAACGGCGTGGACGTACGCGTCGACGCCCGTGACTCGTGGGTTCCCACCCCGGCGCTCAGCCACGCGATCCTCACCTACAACCGCGATCGCACCGCCGACGACACGGGCCGCGCGGACGGCATCGTCGTGACGCCCTCGCACAACCCGCCGCGCGACGGCGGCTTCAAGTACAACCCGCCCCACGGCGGACCTGCCGACACCGACGCCACCTCGTGGATCGCCGACCGCGCCAACGAGCTCATCGCGGCGGGCCTCACGGGCGTCAAGCGCACCCCCTACGCCGACATCGACGGCGACACCCTCGCGCAGTACGACTTCCGCGAGGCGTACGTACGCGACCTCGACGCGATCATCGACATCGAGGCCATCAAGAAGGCCGGCATCCGCATCGGCGCCGACCCGCTGGGCGGCGCCTCCGTCGACTACTGGGCACTGATCGCCGAGCACTACGGGCTCGACCTCACCGTCGTGAACCCCGATGTCGACCCGACGTGGAAGTTCATGACGCTCGACTGGGACGAGAAGATCCGCATGGATCCGTCCTCACCCAACGCCATGGCGGCGCTCGTCGCCCGCCGCGACGAGTACGACATCCTCACCGGAAACGACGCGGATGCGGATCGCCACGGCATCGTCACCCCCGATGCGGGCCTCATGAACCCGAACCACTACCTCGCGGTCGCGATCGACTACCTGTTCTCGCACCGGCCCGGCTGGCCGGCAGAAGCCGCCGTGGGCAAGACCCTCGTGTCTTCGATGATCATCGACCGCGTCGTCGAGGCCCTCGGTCGCACCCTGTACGAGGTCCCGGTCGGCTTCAAGTGGTTCGTCCCCGGCCTGCTCGACGGCTCGGTCGCCTTCGGCGGCGAGGAGTCCGCCGGCGCATCCTTCCTCCGCCAGGACGGCACCGTCTGGACCACCGACAAGGACGGCATCCTGCTGTGCCTGCTCGCCGCCGAGATCCTCGCGGTGACCGGCAAGACCCCCTCGCAGCGCTATGCGGAGCTCGAGGACACCTACGGCGCATCCGTCTACCAGCGCGTCGACGCTCCGGCGACCCCGGAGCAGAAGGCGGCGCTCGCGAAGCTGTCGCCGGATGCGGTCACCGCCACCGAGCTCGCCGGCGAGCCCATCACCGCCAAGCTCTCGCACGCTCCCGGCAACGGCGCGGCGATCGGCGGCCTCAAGGTCGTGACGGCGGATGCGTGGTTCGCCGCGCGTCCCTCCGGCACCGAGGACGTCTACAAGCTGTACGCGGAGTCGCTGCGCGGCGAGGCCCACCTGCACGACGTGCAGGACGAGGCCCGTGCCGTCGTGTCCGAGGCCCTCTCCGGCGCCTGA